The sequence CCTTTGACATCACCGAACACCGCAAGCACTGCTTATTGAACGGCCTAGACGAAATCGGCCTAACCTTGGCCCATACCGACGACATCAAGGCTTTTGAAGCCAAACATCAAGCCAGCCAACCTTGGCTGTACCAAGCATAATCCAGATAAGAAAGCGTTTCATGACCACAATGAATATTGCCATTTTGCCCGGTGACGGCATCGGCCCAGAAATCATCGAACAAGCCACGCGCGTTCTGGGCGTGTTTCAAAACGAAGGCCTAGACATTAACTTCACCTATGCGCCTTTAGGCGGTGCCGCCTACGATGAATATGGCCATCCCTATCCAGAATTTACCCAAACCATCTGCCGCCAGGCAGATGCCATCTTATTAGGCGCCGTCGGTAGCCCTCAATACGACCAGCTAGATCGTCCATTGCGCCCAGAGCGCGGCCTATTGGCGATTCGCAAAGACTTAGGCCTGTTTGGCAATCTGCGTCCAGCAGTGCTGTACCCAGAGCTGGCCAATGCCTCGACCTTAAAACCAGAAGTGGTGGCTGGGCTAAACATCATGATTGTGCGTGAATTAACCGGGGACATCTACTTCGGGGAACCACGCGGTATCCGTACGCTTGAAAACGGTGAGCGCGAAGGCTTTAACACCATGCGCTACAGCGAAAGCGAAATCAAACGCATCGCCCACGTAGCCTTTAAAATTGCCCAGAAACGCCATAAAAAAGTGTGCTCTGTAGACAAGGCCAACGTCTTAGAAACCACAGAACTGTGGAAAGAGATCTTTATTGAAGTGGCGAAAGACTACCCAGACGTTGAGTTAAGCCATATGTACGTCGACAATGCCGCCATGCAGCTGGTGCGTGCCCCCAAACAGTTTGACGTGATTGTGACCGGCAACATCTTTGGCGACATCTTGTCGGATCAAGCCTCAATGTTGACAGGCTCTATCGGCATGCTGCCTTCTGCTTCCTTGAACGAAAGTGGCCAAGGCCTCTACGAGCCGTCACACGGTTCAGCGCCCGACATTGCCGGCCAAAACAAAGCCAATCCTTTGGCCACCATTTTGTCGGCCGCGATGATGATGCGCTACACC comes from Neisseriaceae bacterium CLB008 and encodes:
- the leuB gene encoding 3-isopropylmalate dehydrogenase; the protein is MTTMNIAILPGDGIGPEIIEQATRVLGVFQNEGLDINFTYAPLGGAAYDEYGHPYPEFTQTICRQADAILLGAVGSPQYDQLDRPLRPERGLLAIRKDLGLFGNLRPAVLYPELANASTLKPEVVAGLNIMIVRELTGDIYFGEPRGIRTLENGEREGFNTMRYSESEIKRIAHVAFKIAQKRHKKVCSVDKANVLETTELWKEIFIEVAKDYPDVELSHMYVDNAAMQLVRAPKQFDVIVTGNIFGDILSDQASMLTGSIGMLPSASLNESGQGLYEPSHGSAPDIAGQNKANPLATILSAAMMMRYTFNQDAIADRIEAAVQKVLQQGLRTGDIYEDGCQMVSCSEMGDAVIAALNA